One Vanessa cardui chromosome 14, ilVanCard2.1, whole genome shotgun sequence DNA segment encodes these proteins:
- the LOC124535370 gene encoding ras-related protein Rap1: MREYKIVVLGSGGVGKSALTVQFVQGIFVEKYDPTIEDSYRKQVEVDGQQCMLEILDTAGTEQFTAMRDLYMKNGQGFVLVYSITAQSTFNDLQDLREQILRVKDKDDVPMVLVGNKCDLEAERVVGKQQGANLANHFNCVFMETSAKAKISVNEVFYDLVRQINKKSPKEENKKRIKKPICQLL; this comes from the coding sequence atgCGCGAATACAAAATAGTCGTGCTAGGTAGCGGAGGCGTGGGAAAATCCGCCCTGACAGTACAATTTGTACAAGGCATCTTTGTGGAGAAATACGACCCCACTATCGAAGACAGCTATCGGAAACAAGTGGAAGTTGATGGACAACAATGTATGCTCGAAATTCTTGACACGGCCGGCACAGAACAGTTTACCGCGATGAGGGACTTATACATGAAGAATGGGCAAGGATTTGTATTAGTGTACTCGATTACAGCGCAATCGACATTCAACGACCTGCAGGACTTGCGGGAGCAGATCCTGCGGGTTAAGGACAAGGATGACGTGCCGATGGTGTTAGTGGGCAACAAGTGTGACTTGGAGGCGGAGCGCGTGGTTGGCAAGCAACAGGGCGCTAATCTCGCGAACCATTTCAACTGCGTTTTTATGGAGACCTCCGCGAAGGCTAAAATCAGTGTGAACGAAGTGTTCTACGATCTAGTGCGACAAATCAACAAAAAATCTCCCAAGGAAGAAAACAAAAAGAGAATCAAAAAGCCCATATGTCAACTGCTGTAA